The Aspergillus nidulans FGSC A4 chromosome VIII genome contains the following window.
GTTGGGATCCCTGGTCTGCTCGATACACTCGCCTTCGGCGACGACCCCGACGCGCTGGACGCCGCCGGGCCCATGCCCGACGAGATGGTCGAGATAGAGCCTCGCGCTTATGGCCTCAACTTCCGCGACGTCATGGTGGCCATGGGCCAGCTCAAAGAGCGCGTCATGGGTCTAGAGTGCGCAGGCGTCATCACGCGCGTCGGCGCTGAAGCTGCGGCGCAAGGCTTCGCCGTGGGTGACCGGGTCATGGCCCTGCTGCTGGGCCCGTTCAGCTCTCGTGCACGGGTGAGCTGGCACGGAGTCGCCAGTATGCCCGCGGGGATGGGGTTTGCAGATGCTGCCTCTATCCCGATGATCTTCACCACGGCGTACGTCGCTCTCGTGCAAGCAGCGCGACTGTCGCAGGGGCAGACAGTGCTTATTCACGCCGCTGCAGGAGGTGTAGGGCAAGCAGCCGTGATACTGGCCAAGGAATATCTCGGAGCAGAAGTCTTTGCAACCGTGGGCTCGCAGGAGAAGCGAGACCTACTGATCAAGGAGTACGGAATCCCCGACGACCACATCTTCAACTCTCGCGACAGTTCCTTTGCACCGGCTGCCCTGGCCGCAACAGCCGGACGGGGCGTGGACTGCGTCCTTAACTCGCTAGGTGGCGCCCTCCTCCAAGCCAGCTAATCGAGGTTCTCGCGCCCTTTGGCCACTTTGTCGAGATCGGCAAGCGCGATCTCGAGCAGAACAGCCTGCTCGAGATGGCCACCTTCACGCGCGCTGTCTCCTTCACTTCGCTCGACATGATGaccctcctccgccagcgcGGCGACGAGGCGCACCGCGTCCTGAGCGAGCTCGCCCGGCTGGCCGGCCAGGGGATCGTCAAGCCCGTCCACCCTGTGTCCGTATACCCAATGCGCCAGGTTGACAAGGCCTTCCGTCTGCTGCAGACGGGGAAGCATCTCGGCAAGCTGGTACTGTCCACCGAGCCTGACGAAGAGGTTAGAGTTCTTCCCCGGCCGGCCACGCCCAAATTGCGCGCCGATGCATCTTACCTCCTTGTCGGCGGCGTGGGAGGTCTCGGCCGCTCCCTCGCCAGCTGGATGGTCGAACACGGCGCAAAACACCTTATCCTCCTCTCGCGGAGTGCAGGCAAGCAGGACAGCAGCGCATTCGTTAATGGCCTACGGGACGCAGGATGCCGCGTCGCCGCAATCTCCTGCGACGTCGCCGACAGGGCCGACCTCGACCGCGCGATCGCGGCCGCCTCAGAGTTGGGGTTCCCGCATGTCCGCGGCGTCATCCAGGGCGCGATGGTCTTGCAAGACTCGATCATTGAGCAGATGAGCATTGCAGACTGGAATGCGGCAATCAAGCCCAAGGTTGCCGGGACACGCAACCTCCATGACCGCTTCTCCCAGCGCAACAGCCTcgacttcttcgtcatgctCTCTTCCCTATCCGCGATCCTGGGTTGGGCCAGTCAGGCCTCCTACGCGGCTGGCGGAACGTACCAGGATGCGCTGgcgcgctggcgctgctcCAAGGGTCTGCCTGCCGTATCCCTCGATATGGGCGTAATCAAAGATGTCGGCTACGTCGCCGAGTCGCGGTCAGTCTCAGACCGGCTGCGCAAAGTTGGCCAGTCCCTCCGCCTCTCTGAAGAGTCGATCCTCCAGACCCTGGCAACGGCGGTCTTGCACCCATTCGGCCggccccagctcctcctggGCCTGAACTCCGGCCCAGGCAGCCACTGGGACCCTTCCAGCGACAGCCAGATGGGGCGTGACGCCCGCTTCGCACCTCTCCGCTACCGTAAGCCCGCATCTACGAAGTCCGCTCAGACATCTTCCagcggcgacggcgaagagCCCCTTTCATCCAAGCTCAAGTCAGCCGATTCCCCCGATGCGGCGGCGAACTATGTCGGGGGTGCAATTGCCACCAAGCTCGCAGACATCTTCATGGTCCCTGTGGCCGATATCGATCTGACCAAGCCGCCAAGTGCGTACGGGGTCGACTCGTTGGTTGCTGTCGAGCTGAGGAATATGCTGGTGCTCCAGGCGGCGTGTGATGTGAGTATCTTTAGTATCCTGCAGAGTGTGAGCCTTGCGGCGCTGGCGGGGATGGTGGTCGAAAAGAGTGCGCATTTCGAGGGAAGTGCCACGGGAACTGTCGTTGTTGCTTGAGCTGCATCGGTCATGTTGTTCTTCTATAGAGTTGAAGCAAGGTTTGTAGTTTGCTCTGGGTGTCTGGAGTTGTCTGGAGTTGTCTGGAGTTTTGTTATGATGTTGATGGGTACTTCTTCATACTAGCATTTTGGCATGTTATAAGAACATATTATCAGTTAAATGTCTTTCAATTTAATCAATTTGTTTTTAGAATGATGTTGTCTGCCTGGCTATGTATCTAGATCCTATACAAGCTCTATCGACTCGACCTAACTACTACGACTTGAAAGTCAAGCGAGAAGTGATGATATGAACCCATATGTCAGACCCGCTAAATTTATTAGTGATAACAACTATATTACTCAGAGCTTTTCTTTCTAGAGTATGTTAGAATTGCCCTTTCTGGCTCAGTGGGAAGCTCGAGACCTAGTCCTTAGTCACGTGCTGCTACATCATGTAAATATAAGCCCTACATGGCTGTCTTGTGCATGAGGCTAACACCATTATCTGTCACTGGTCCTTTTATTTGGTTCTTTTCTTTACTTTCTCGGGCGGGGGGGAAAGCCGCTAACACTGTCTATCGCTTGGACAGAAACTCACCAGTTTGTTCGCAATCCTGAAGCGTATGGGAAGCTTACAGTTAAGGAGTAGCTCGAGTCTGGACCCTGTTTTCGACTTGTACCTTTGATTTGGATGACTGGTTAACCTCAGCTTATGTATGATGTGCTCTCATGGTGTCAATATCTGGTAGTCTGATTCTGAGCAATTTGATAGTATCTGATGGCTGGCGAGTAAGGCCAGGGCGATGACTGGTATAAAGTCAGCCCTAAAACTTCCATCCGAGATGTAAAACCATCGATTCCCCTCCAAGATCTCCTGACGAGACTAAACAAAGATCAAGTGGCCTTGTAGTAACTCTAGCAAGCAGCGACAAAATGCCTCAACACGAGATGACCAAGTCAGACTCGGAACGAATCCAGTCCTCGCAGGTAAGAGCATCAGGACATTTGCTAATACCATTCCGCCCCGCTAATCTGCTTGAATGCACACAGGCTAAAAGCGGAGGGGACATGTCTCTTGGAGGATTCGCCTCGCGCGCCCTGTCTGCCGGGACTGCTGGGTCAATTCCCAGTCCTCGGCCACTGCTTCCGGCCACGCGGACTCGGGTGCCGGATCTGCAGGCGGATCTCATTCGGCCGCACCTGGCGGTGATGCGGGGCAGGGAAGAAGATAAAAGTACCCTGTTGTCTTTGGGGCGTTGAGGTATAATGGCATCGTGGTAGACCGActgggcttttttttttgataTAGTTGATCCTGAAGCGGAGGACAGTTGGTAGGATAAATGAAAGATACTGAACCATGCCCGGATTTTGTGCTCAAGGACCTAAAACTGAGAAGCTGAATCTGTTCTTGTCTGGGAGAAGGCCTGCCAGCTGCATCCGAGTATCTATCTTGCCAGGACCAAACCGGGTCTGGGCTCAGTTCTTCTAACTTCTTAGTGGAGTTTTGCAGTGTAGATTCCTTTGCACTATCTGGTATCCTAGTAGCAGCCTACCAGGAAATAAGAGATAAATAAAGTCTTAATTGGCATTATTATGTTTCTCAGAACTATATATCTCGGAACAAAGCTGAGCAGACAGAAGTTTACCCTCACATATGGACAAATTGCGTGCTCAGGCATAAGTCGGAAACAGCCTTAGCCAGGTCAACACTTGTAGCCTTCGCTAGACGACGCCCCAGCTTTTCATAATGGCCGGCCTGGAGGGAGATACGGCTATCCACCCTAGAACCTCGGAATAGGTGTCCCCTTCCCAAAGACCCCCTTGGGATCCCACTTTCTCTTGAGATACGACAGCTTTGGCAGATTCTCCTTGCTCCACCACGCCTCCGGCCCCTCATCACCAAATGCATAATTGACGTAGATATGTGGCTGGTCAGCAGGAAACCCGCTGGTGGCATGGAGCTTTTCGCGCAGTGAGACCAGCAGCTCGTTCGTTGGAGCCTCCAGTTCCGGATTCAAGAATATATTCTCGTGCAGCCAAAACATCTTCGTGTCGCGCCAGGGATACACGGCCGTGTGCGCAGGCGTTTTGAGCGTGTTGTTGTTCGCGTATCGCTGGAACAGACTCTGCCCCAGATACCCCGGGTACTGCTCGTAGAACGCGGTCATGTCGTCGAACACCTCCTGCATGGTGGCCGCGTCTGTTCGGCCTAGTCCTACGGTACCGCCGGAGACGTAGGCTCCCGTCTGGCAGGGTCCGTCGAGGCCAGCGTACAGCTCGACAAGAGTGACGTTCGATACGTTCCGGCTGATCGGGCCGAGCGCCTCGGCGTGCTCCCAGTGGTCGACGAAAGTGGCCCAGGGGGCGAAGTGCTTGATGTCCACGGTCAAGAGGGTCTCGTTGATGGTGCGGTCGTACCCGATCGAGAGCTGCACTCCCAGTTCAGGAGGGAGGACATTATCGAGGACAGAGAGGTACTCGAAGACGCCGAGACTCTTGGATGAGTTATACACAAACGTGCCGATCACGGCGTCGCCGTTGTTCGGCTGGTCGAACATCTTGAATGTGGCGGCGGTGATGATGCCGAAGTTTGCACCGGCGCCGCGGATAGCCCAGAGGAGATCGCTATTGCAGGTCTCATTCGCAGTGATCAGCTCGCCCGTCGCAGTGATAATGCGGACAGAGACGAGTGCGTCCACGCCGAGGCCGAAGAGCCCTGTTTCGTACCCAATTCCGCCGCCGATAGTGGCGCCAATAACCCCGACGCAGGGAGAGTTGCCGCGGGCTGTCTCTATTAGACGGCATGCttaagaaggagaaggagagaatgaGGGGGCATACGGATGGCCTTGCCCGCTTTATAGAGCGGCTCAGTGATATCTCCCAGCTTTGCGCCCGCACCAACGGTGACGGTGTTGGACTCCAGATCGATGTCCACGTTGTTAAAGTTGGCCAGGTTGATATCAAGCCCTTTGACGGTGCCGTAAATCAGACTAGTGCCGTGGCCACCGCTGGTGGCCATGAAGCTGACATTGTTCGCGACGGCGATGCGGACCTGCCTCGTCAGTACACTATTTCCTTAAGAAGCAACACTACAAAGGCAAACAGAGAACAAGAGGca
Protein-coding sequences here:
- the fmqD gene encoding protein afoF (transcript_id=CADANIAT00001612), translated to MRFLLQSITLVAAARAASIDLESLFGPYVSPETEIAEVGDADFDEVVSPRWSEWRPPTWTGAIKPQTEEDLQEIVRIAVANNVSFMATSGGHGTSLIYGTVKGLDINLANFNNVDIDLESNTVTVGAGAKLGDITEPLYKAGKAIQTARGNSPCVGVIGATIGGGIGYETGLFGLGVDALVSVRIITATGELITANETCNSDLLWAIRGAGANFGIITAATFKMFDQPNNGDAVIGTFVYNSSKSLGVFEYLSVLDNVLPPELGVQLSIGYDRTINETLLTVDIKHFAPWATFVDHWEHAEALGPISRNVSNVTLVELYAGLDGPCQTGAYVSGGTVGLGRTDAATMQEVFDDMTAFYEQYPGYLGQSLFQRYANNNTLKTPAHTAVYPWRDTKMFWLHENIFLNPELEAPTNELLVSLREKLHATSGFPADQPHIYVNYAFGDEGPEAWWSKENLPKLSYLKRKWDPKGVFGKGTPIPRF
- a CDS encoding uncharacterized protein (transcript_id=CADANIAT00001611); the protein is MPQHEMTKSDSERIQSSQAKSGGDMSLGGFASRALSAGTAGSIPSPRPLLPATRTRVPDLQADLIRPHLAVMRGREEDKIDPEAEDSW